In Mycobacterium stomatepiae, the following are encoded in one genomic region:
- the aceA gene encoding isocitrate lyase, translating to MSVVGTPKSAEQIQHDWDTNPRWKDTSRTYTASDVVALQGSVVEEHTLARRGAEVLWEQLHDLEYINALGALTGNMAVQQVRAGLKAIYLSGWQVAGDANLSGHTYPDQSLYPANSVPQVIRRINNALLRADEIAKVEGDRSVENWLAPIVADGEAGFGGALNVYELQKAMIAAGVAGSHWEDQLASEKKCGHLGGKVLIPTQQHIRTLTSARLAADVAGVPTVVIARTDAEAATLITSDVDERDQPFITGERTKEGFYRVRNGLEPCIARAKAYAPYSDLIWMETGTPDLELAAKFAEGVKSEFPDQMLAYNCSPSFNWRKHLDDSTIAKFQKELGAMGFKFQFITLAGFHALNYSMFDLAYGYVRNQMSAYVELQEREFAAEERGYTATKHQREVGAGYFDRIATTVDPSSSTTALAGSTEEGQFH from the coding sequence ATGTCTGTCGTTGGCACCCCGAAGAGCGCCGAGCAGATCCAGCACGACTGGGACACCAACCCGCGTTGGAAGGACACCAGCCGCACCTACACCGCTTCCGACGTCGTGGCCCTGCAGGGCAGCGTTGTCGAGGAGCACACCCTGGCCCGCCGCGGCGCCGAGGTGCTGTGGGAGCAGCTGCACGACCTGGAGTACATCAACGCCCTGGGTGCCCTGACCGGCAACATGGCCGTGCAGCAGGTGCGCGCCGGCCTGAAGGCCATCTACCTGTCCGGTTGGCAGGTCGCCGGTGACGCGAACCTGTCCGGCCACACCTATCCGGACCAGAGCCTGTACCCGGCCAACTCGGTGCCGCAGGTCATCCGTCGCATCAACAACGCGCTGCTGCGCGCCGACGAGATCGCCAAGGTCGAGGGTGACCGGTCGGTGGAGAACTGGCTGGCCCCGATCGTCGCCGACGGCGAGGCGGGCTTCGGTGGCGCTCTCAACGTCTACGAACTTCAGAAGGCGATGATCGCCGCAGGCGTCGCGGGGTCGCACTGGGAAGATCAGCTTGCCTCGGAGAAGAAGTGCGGCCACCTCGGTGGCAAGGTGCTGATCCCGACCCAGCAGCACATCCGCACCCTGACCTCGGCGCGTCTGGCCGCCGACGTCGCCGGTGTGCCGACGGTCGTGATCGCCCGGACCGACGCCGAGGCGGCCACGTTGATCACTTCGGACGTCGACGAGCGCGACCAGCCGTTCATCACCGGTGAGCGGACCAAGGAAGGCTTCTACCGCGTCCGCAACGGCCTCGAGCCCTGCATCGCGCGGGCCAAGGCCTACGCGCCGTACTCCGACCTGATCTGGATGGAGACCGGGACCCCGGACCTCGAGCTCGCGGCCAAGTTCGCCGAGGGCGTCAAGTCCGAGTTCCCCGACCAGATGCTGGCCTACAACTGCTCGCCGTCCTTCAACTGGCGCAAGCACCTGGACGACTCGACCATTGCGAAGTTCCAAAAAGAGCTTGGCGCAATGGGATTCAAGTTCCAGTTCATCACGCTGGCCGGCTTCCACGCGCTGAACTACTCGATGTTCGATCTGGCCTACGGCTACGTCCGCAACCAGATGAGCGCCTACGTCGAACTGCAGGAGCGCGAGTTCGCGGCCGAGGAGCGCGGCTACACCGCGACCAAGCACCAGCGCGAGGTCGGTGCCGGTTACTTCGACCGGATCGCCACCACGGTGGACCCGAGTTCGTCGACCACCGCCCTGGCCGGTTCCACCGAAGAGGGTCAGTTTCACTGA
- a CDS encoding acyl-[acyl-carrier-protein] thioesterase, translating into MSLDKSMMPVPDGHPDVFDREWPLRIGDIDSTGRLRLDAACRHIQDIGSDQLREMGFEETHPLWIVRRTMLDVLRPIEFRDMLRCRRWCSGTSNRWCEMRVRIDGRNGGLIESEAFWIHVSRETEMPSRISDDFLEGLHKTTSVDRLRWKGYLKPGSRDDASEIHEFPVRVTDIDLFDHMNNSVYWSVIEDYLASHPEFMQGPLRVTIEHEAPVALGDKLEILSHVHPAGSTDKFGPGLTDRPVTTLTYAVGDEAKAVASLFNL; encoded by the coding sequence GTGAGCCTGGACAAATCAATGATGCCGGTGCCCGACGGTCACCCCGACGTTTTCGATCGCGAATGGCCGCTGCGCATCGGCGACATCGACAGCACCGGCCGGCTTCGCCTGGACGCAGCGTGCCGGCACATCCAGGACATCGGGTCAGACCAGCTGCGCGAGATGGGCTTCGAGGAGACTCACCCGCTGTGGATCGTCCGGCGCACGATGCTCGACGTGCTGCGCCCGATCGAGTTCCGCGACATGCTGCGGTGTCGCAGATGGTGTTCGGGCACCTCCAACCGGTGGTGTGAGATGCGGGTTCGCATCGACGGGCGCAACGGCGGCCTGATCGAATCCGAGGCCTTCTGGATCCACGTCAGCCGGGAGACCGAGATGCCGTCGCGCATCTCCGACGACTTCCTCGAGGGCCTGCACAAGACCACGTCCGTCGACCGGCTGCGCTGGAAGGGTTACCTGAAGCCGGGTAGCCGCGACGACGCCAGCGAGATCCACGAGTTCCCGGTCCGGGTCACCGACATCGACCTGTTCGACCACATGAACAACTCGGTGTATTGGAGCGTCATCGAGGACTACCTGGCGTCGCACCCGGAATTTATGCAGGGGCCGCTGCGCGTCACTATCGAGCACGAGGCGCCGGTGGCGCTCGGCGACAAGCTGGAGATCCTCTCGCACGTACACCCCGCCGGATCGACCGACAAATTCGGCCCCGGGCTGACGGATCGTCCTGTTACAACGCTCACATATGCGGTCGGTGACGAGGCGAAAGCGGTCGCGTCGCTCTTTAATCTCTAA
- the ramB gene encoding acetate metabolism transcriptional regulator RamB produces MSKTFVGSRVRQLRNERGFSQAALAQMLEISPSYLNQIEHDVRPLTVAVLLRITEVFGVDATFFASQDDTRLVAELREVTMDRDLDINVDPPEVAEMVNAHPALARAVVNLHRRYQLTTAQLAAATEERYSDGSGSGSITMPHEEVRDYFYQRQNYLHELDTAAEDLTVHTRLNHGDLARELTRRLTEVHGVHINRRIDLGDTVLHRYDPETKTLEMSNHLALGQQVFKMAAELAYLEFGDLIDSMVAEGKFTSDESHTLARLGLANYFAAAAVLPYRQFHDVTENFRYDVERLSAFYSVSYETIAHRLSTMQRPSMRGVPFSFVRVDRAGNMSKRQSATGFHFSSSGGTCPLWNVYETFANPGKILVQIAQMPDGRNYMWVARTVERRAARYGQPGKTFAIGLGCELRHAHRLVYSEGLDLSGDVATPIGAGCRVCERDNCPQRAFPALGRALDLDEHRSTVSPYLVKQP; encoded by the coding sequence ATGTCCAAAACGTTCGTCGGCTCACGCGTTCGCCAACTGCGTAACGAGCGTGGTTTCTCCCAAGCCGCTCTGGCCCAGATGCTCGAGATCTCGCCGAGCTACCTGAACCAGATCGAGCACGACGTACGTCCCCTGACGGTCGCGGTGCTACTGCGGATCACCGAGGTGTTCGGAGTGGACGCGACCTTCTTCGCCTCCCAGGACGACACCCGCCTGGTCGCCGAGCTGCGCGAGGTCACGATGGATCGCGATCTGGACATCAACGTCGACCCACCCGAGGTCGCCGAGATGGTCAACGCCCATCCCGCCCTGGCCCGCGCGGTGGTCAACCTGCACCGGCGCTACCAGCTCACCACCGCGCAGCTGGCCGCCGCCACCGAGGAGCGCTACTCCGACGGCAGCGGCAGCGGATCGATCACGATGCCGCACGAAGAGGTGCGCGACTACTTCTATCAGCGGCAGAACTATCTGCACGAGCTGGACACCGCGGCCGAGGACCTCACGGTCCACACCCGGCTGAACCACGGCGACCTGGCCCGCGAGCTGACGCGGCGGCTCACCGAGGTGCACGGCGTCCACATCAACAGGCGCATCGACCTCGGTGACACCGTGCTGCACCGCTACGACCCCGAGACCAAGACGCTGGAGATGAGCAATCACCTCGCGCTGGGCCAGCAGGTCTTCAAGATGGCCGCCGAATTGGCCTATCTCGAGTTCGGCGACTTGATCGACAGCATGGTCGCCGAGGGCAAATTCACCAGCGATGAGTCCCACACGCTGGCCCGGCTGGGACTGGCCAATTACTTCGCCGCCGCCGCGGTGCTGCCCTATCGTCAATTCCACGACGTCACCGAGAATTTTCGCTACGACGTCGAACGGCTGTCGGCGTTCTACTCGGTGAGCTACGAAACGATCGCGCACCGGCTGTCGACGATGCAGCGGCCGTCGATGCGTGGGGTGCCGTTCTCGTTCGTCCGGGTGGATCGTGCCGGCAATATGTCGAAACGCCAGTCCGCCACCGGTTTTCACTTCTCCTCCAGCGGAGGCACCTGCCCGCTGTGGAACGTCTACGAGACGTTCGCCAACCCGGGCAAGATCCTGGTGCAGATCGCCCAGATGCCCGACGGCCGCAACTACATGTGGGTGGCCCGCACCGTGGAACGCCGTGCTGCCCGGTATGGTCAGCCGGGTAAAACCTTCGCGATCGGGCTGGGCTGCGAGCTGCGGCACGCGCACCGGCTCGTCTACTCGGAAGGACTGGACTTGTCGGGAGACGTTGCTACACCCATCGGCGCGGGTTGCCGTGTCTGCGAACGCGATAACTGTCCACAGCGCGCGTTCCCGGCGCTGGGACGCGCCCTCGATCTCGACGAGCACCGCAGCACGGTGTCGCCGTACTTGGTGAAGCAGCCATGA
- a CDS encoding carboxymuconolactone decarboxylase family protein, with product MSGAQNGHVARIPSSTKFRRLGPINWLLAKGAARKLQTPEMHLFTTLGQRQGLFWAWSLYGGRLLRGRLPRVDTELVILRVAHLRSSEYELQHHRKMGRKFGLDAHMQATIFAWPDVPDGDGPRVILSARQQALLTATDELIKDRSISEDTWRQLAEHLDRHRLIEFCLLATQYDGLAATISALNIELDNPR from the coding sequence ATGAGCGGTGCGCAGAACGGGCACGTGGCGCGCATCCCGTCGTCCACCAAGTTTCGCCGGTTGGGCCCGATCAACTGGCTGCTGGCCAAAGGGGCCGCCCGCAAATTGCAGACGCCCGAGATGCATCTGTTCACCACGCTCGGTCAGCGCCAAGGGCTGTTCTGGGCATGGTCGCTGTACGGCGGCCGCCTGCTGCGGGGCCGGCTGCCTCGGGTGGACACCGAACTGGTAATCCTGCGTGTCGCGCATCTGCGCTCGAGCGAGTATGAGCTGCAGCATCATCGGAAGATGGGGCGCAAATTCGGTCTGGACGCTCACATGCAGGCGACAATATTCGCCTGGCCCGACGTTCCGGACGGCGACGGTCCCCGGGTGATACTGAGCGCCCGGCAACAGGCGCTGCTGACCGCGACGGATGAGCTGATCAAGGACCGGTCTATCAGCGAGGACACCTGGCGGCAACTCGCAGAGCACCTCGACCGGCACCGACTCATCGAATTCTGTTTACTCGCAACACAATACGACGGCTTGGCGGCGACGATATCCGCTCTCAACATCGAGTTGGACAACCCGAGGTAA
- the lpdA gene encoding dihydrolipoyl dehydrogenase: MTSHYDVVVLGAGPGGYVAAIRAAQLGLNTAVVEPKYWGGVCLNVGCIPSKALLRNAELVHIFTKEAKTFGISGEASFDYGVAWDRSRKVAEGRVAGVHFLMKKNKITEIHGYGRFTDPHTLSVELNEGGGAETVTFDNVIIATGSSTRLVPGTSLSENVVTYEELILSRELPESIIIAGCGAIGMEFGYVLRNYGVDVTVVEFLPRALPNEDAEVSKEIEKQFKKLGVKILLGTKVESITDEGSVVRVAVSKDGKSEELKAEKVLQAIGFAPNIEGYGLDKAGVALSDRKAIGITDYMRTNVDHIYAIGDVTGKLQLAHVAEAQGVVAAETIAGAETLALGDYRMLPRATFCQPNVASFGLTEEQAREEGYDVVVAKFPFTANAKAHGVGDPSGFVKLIADAKYGELLGGHLVGHDVSELLPELTLAQKWDLTATELARNVHTHPTMSEALQECFHGLTGHTINF, encoded by the coding sequence GTGACTTCTCACTATGACGTCGTTGTCCTTGGAGCTGGTCCCGGCGGGTATGTCGCGGCGATTCGCGCCGCGCAGCTCGGCCTCAACACCGCGGTCGTCGAACCGAAGTACTGGGGCGGAGTCTGCCTCAACGTCGGCTGCATTCCGTCCAAGGCGCTGCTGCGCAATGCCGAACTCGTGCACATCTTCACCAAAGAGGCCAAGACGTTCGGCATCAGCGGTGAGGCGTCATTCGATTACGGGGTCGCCTGGGATCGCAGCCGCAAAGTGGCCGAGGGCCGCGTCGCCGGCGTGCACTTCCTGATGAAGAAGAACAAGATCACCGAGATCCACGGTTACGGACGCTTCACGGACCCGCACACGCTGTCGGTCGAATTGAACGAAGGCGGTGGCGCCGAAACGGTCACGTTCGACAACGTCATCATCGCCACCGGCAGCAGCACGCGCCTGGTTCCCGGTACGTCGCTGTCGGAGAACGTGGTCACCTACGAGGAACTGATCCTGTCCCGCGAGCTGCCGGAGTCGATCATCATCGCCGGTTGTGGCGCGATCGGCATGGAGTTCGGCTATGTGCTGCGCAACTACGGCGTCGACGTCACCGTCGTCGAGTTCTTGCCGCGCGCGCTGCCCAACGAGGACGCCGAGGTGTCCAAGGAGATCGAGAAGCAGTTCAAGAAGTTGGGCGTCAAGATCCTGCTCGGAACCAAGGTCGAGTCCATCACCGACGAAGGCTCCGTGGTCCGGGTGGCGGTCAGCAAGGACGGCAAGTCCGAGGAGCTCAAGGCCGAAAAGGTGTTGCAGGCCATCGGTTTTGCGCCCAACATCGAGGGCTACGGCTTGGACAAGGCCGGCGTCGCGCTGAGCGATCGCAAGGCCATCGGGATCACCGACTACATGCGCACCAACGTCGACCACATTTACGCGATCGGCGACGTCACCGGCAAGCTCCAGCTGGCCCACGTCGCCGAGGCGCAAGGTGTGGTCGCGGCCGAAACCATCGCCGGCGCAGAGACTTTGGCGCTCGGCGACTACCGGATGCTGCCGCGCGCGACGTTCTGCCAGCCGAACGTCGCCAGCTTCGGGCTCACCGAGGAACAGGCCCGGGAGGAAGGCTACGACGTGGTGGTGGCGAAGTTCCCATTCACCGCCAACGCCAAAGCGCATGGCGTGGGTGACCCCAGCGGTTTTGTGAAGTTGATTGCCGACGCCAAATACGGCGAACTGCTGGGCGGACACCTGGTCGGTCACGACGTGTCCGAGCTGCTGCCCGAGCTGACCCTGGCGCAGAAGTGGGACCTGACCGCCACCGAGCTGGCCCGCAATGTGCACACCCACCCGACCATGTCCGAGGCGCTGCAAGAGTGCTTCCACGGCCTGACCGGCCACACGATCAACTTCTAG
- a CDS encoding putative holin: MIPLPRPWMLASAMLVGAAVGLLAGVALTVLVHTPVRPDLVIALVVGLPGVVGLLTILFSGRRWVTMLGAFILALGPGWFGVLAAIEVTSHG; the protein is encoded by the coding sequence GTGATCCCGTTACCCCGGCCCTGGATGCTGGCCAGCGCAATGCTGGTCGGCGCCGCGGTCGGGCTGCTGGCGGGCGTGGCGTTGACCGTGCTGGTCCATACCCCGGTCCGCCCCGACCTGGTGATCGCCTTGGTCGTCGGGCTGCCCGGCGTGGTCGGCCTGCTGACGATCCTGTTCTCCGGGCGTCGGTGGGTCACGATGCTCGGCGCGTTCATCCTGGCCCTGGGGCCCGGCTGGTTCGGGGTGTTGGCCGCCATCGAGGTGACCTCCCATGGCTGA
- a CDS encoding DUF779 domain-containing protein yields the protein MSATAAPAGVVMTVAAAELLARLQDRHGPVMFHQSGGCCDGSSPMCYPCGDFLVGDRDVLLGVLDVGADGVAVWISGPQYQAWKHTRLVIDVVPGRGGGFSLEAPERVRFLSRGRVFTDEEKVQLEAAPVITGAGYEGGERPSTRGPVIDKAVPETCPTRSP from the coding sequence ATGAGCGCCACGGCGGCCCCAGCAGGTGTCGTCATGACGGTTGCCGCCGCCGAATTGCTGGCTCGTCTGCAGGACCGCCACGGTCCGGTGATGTTTCACCAGTCCGGCGGATGCTGCGACGGCTCGTCGCCGATGTGTTACCCGTGCGGCGACTTTCTCGTCGGTGACCGCGACGTCTTGCTCGGCGTGCTGGACGTGGGAGCCGACGGCGTCGCGGTGTGGATCTCGGGCCCGCAGTACCAGGCCTGGAAACACACCCGGCTGGTCATCGACGTGGTGCCCGGGCGCGGCGGCGGATTCAGCCTCGAAGCACCCGAGCGCGTGCGGTTTCTCAGCCGGGGCCGCGTCTTCACCGACGAGGAGAAAGTCCAGCTAGAAGCCGCGCCGGTGATCACCGGTGCCGGGTACGAGGGGGGCGAACGGCCGTCGACGAGGGGCCCGGTAATTGACAAAGCCGTGCCGGAAACGTGCCCGACTCGTAGTCCGTGA
- the exaC gene encoding acetaldehyde dehydrogenase ExaC, protein MTVFARPGSAGALMSYESRYDNFIGGEWVAPAKGLYFENPTPVTGQTFCEVARSDQNDVTKALDAAHAAAPAWGKSSPAERAAVLNKIADRIEANRDSLALAEVWDNGKPIRETLAADIPLAADHFRYFAAAIRAQEGSLSQIDDDTVAYHFHEPLGVVGQIIPWNFPILMGAWKLAPALAAGNTVVLKPAEQTPASILYLMSLIGDVIPPGVVNIVSGFGVEAGKPLASSDRIAKVSFTGETTTGRLIMQYASQNLIPVTLELGGKSPNIFFSDVMAANDNFQDKALEGFTMFAFNQGEVCTCPSRSLIQSEIHDEFLELVAIRTKAVRQGDPLDTETMVGSQASNDQLEKILAYVEIGKGEGAKLITGGERAELGGDLSGGYYMQPTIFSGNNKMRVFQEEIFGPVVTVTSFSDFDDAMAIANDTLYGLGAGAWSRDGNVAYRAGRAIKAGRVWVNCYHVYPPHAAFGGYKQSGFGRETHQMALDHYQQTKNLLVSYADKAQGFF, encoded by the coding sequence ATGACCGTCTTCGCACGCCCCGGTTCGGCCGGGGCTCTGATGTCGTACGAGTCGCGGTACGACAACTTCATCGGGGGTGAGTGGGTCGCGCCCGCCAAGGGCCTCTACTTCGAGAACCCGACGCCGGTGACCGGCCAAACGTTTTGCGAGGTGGCGCGCTCCGACCAGAACGACGTCACCAAGGCGCTCGACGCCGCGCACGCGGCCGCTCCGGCGTGGGGTAAATCGTCGCCGGCGGAGCGGGCCGCGGTGTTGAACAAGATCGCCGATCGCATTGAGGCGAACCGGGATTCGCTGGCCCTTGCCGAGGTTTGGGACAACGGCAAGCCGATCCGCGAGACGCTGGCGGCCGACATCCCGCTGGCCGCCGATCATTTCCGGTATTTCGCCGCGGCGATCCGCGCCCAGGAGGGTTCGCTGTCGCAGATCGACGACGACACCGTCGCCTACCACTTCCACGAGCCGCTCGGTGTCGTCGGGCAGATCATCCCGTGGAACTTCCCGATTCTGATGGGCGCCTGGAAGCTGGCGCCGGCGCTGGCCGCCGGCAATACCGTGGTGCTCAAGCCCGCTGAACAGACGCCGGCGTCGATCCTCTACCTGATGTCGTTGATCGGTGACGTGATCCCGCCGGGTGTGGTCAACATCGTCAGCGGCTTCGGCGTCGAGGCCGGCAAGCCGCTGGCGTCTAGCGACCGGATCGCCAAGGTCTCGTTCACCGGGGAGACCACGACGGGCCGGCTGATCATGCAGTACGCGTCGCAGAACCTGATCCCGGTCACGCTCGAGCTCGGCGGCAAGAGCCCCAACATCTTCTTCTCCGACGTGATGGCCGCCAACGACAATTTCCAGGACAAGGCGCTCGAAGGCTTCACGATGTTCGCCTTCAACCAGGGCGAGGTGTGCACCTGCCCGTCGCGCAGCCTGATCCAATCCGAGATTCACGACGAGTTCCTGGAGCTGGTCGCGATCCGGACCAAGGCGGTCCGGCAAGGCGACCCGCTGGACACCGAGACCATGGTCGGTTCGCAGGCCTCCAACGATCAGCTGGAAAAGATCTTGGCCTACGTCGAGATCGGTAAGGGCGAGGGCGCCAAGCTGATCACCGGCGGTGAGCGTGCCGAGCTCGGCGGTGACTTGTCCGGCGGCTACTACATGCAGCCGACGATCTTCTCCGGGAACAACAAGATGCGTGTCTTCCAGGAGGAGATTTTCGGGCCGGTGGTGACGGTGACGTCGTTCAGCGACTTCGACGACGCGATGGCCATCGCCAACGACACCCTCTACGGCCTGGGCGCCGGCGCGTGGAGCCGCGACGGCAATGTCGCCTATCGCGCCGGTCGCGCGATCAAGGCCGGCCGGGTGTGGGTGAACTGCTATCACGTCTACCCGCCGCACGCGGCCTTCGGCGGCTACAAGCAGTCCGGGTTCGGTCGCGAGACCCACCAGATGGCGCTCGACCACTACCAGCAGACCAAGAACCTGTTGGTGTCCTACGCGGACAAGGCGCAGGGCTTCTTCTGA
- a CDS encoding crotonase/enoyl-CoA hydratase family protein codes for MSVSKTDFETLLYKTAGPVATITLNRPEHLNTIVPPMPDEIEAAIGRAERDPGVKVIVLRGAGRAFSGGYDFGGGFQHWGETMMTDGQWDPGKDFAMVSARETGPTQKFMAIWRASKPVIAQVHGWCVGGASDYALCADIIVASEDAVIGTPYSRMWGAYLTGMWLYRLSLAKAKWHSLTGRPLTGIQAAEIELINEAVPFERLEARVAEIAAELAQIPLSQLRAQKLIVNQAYENMGLASTQTLGGILDGLMRNTPDALDFIHTAETQGVRAAVERRDGPFGDYSQAPADLRPDPSHVIVPDGEA; via the coding sequence ATGTCCGTATCCAAGACCGACTTCGAGACGCTGCTGTACAAGACCGCCGGTCCGGTCGCGACCATCACACTGAACCGCCCCGAGCACCTCAACACGATCGTGCCGCCGATGCCCGACGAGATCGAGGCCGCCATCGGCCGGGCCGAGCGGGATCCGGGAGTCAAGGTCATCGTGCTGCGTGGTGCCGGCCGGGCCTTCTCCGGCGGCTACGACTTCGGCGGCGGCTTCCAGCATTGGGGCGAGACCATGATGACCGACGGCCAGTGGGATCCGGGCAAGGACTTCGCGATGGTCAGCGCTCGCGAGACCGGGCCCACGCAGAAGTTCATGGCCATCTGGCGGGCGTCCAAGCCGGTGATCGCGCAGGTGCACGGCTGGTGTGTCGGTGGCGCCAGCGACTACGCGCTGTGTGCCGACATCATCGTGGCCAGCGAAGACGCCGTGATCGGCACCCCGTACAGCCGGATGTGGGGGGCCTACCTGACCGGCATGTGGTTGTACCGGCTCAGCCTGGCCAAGGCCAAGTGGCACTCGCTGACCGGCCGGCCGCTGACCGGGATCCAGGCCGCCGAGATCGAGCTGATCAACGAGGCGGTGCCGTTCGAGCGCCTCGAGGCGCGGGTCGCCGAGATCGCGGCCGAGCTGGCGCAGATCCCGTTGTCGCAGCTGCGGGCGCAAAAACTGATCGTCAACCAGGCCTACGAGAACATGGGCCTGGCCTCCACCCAAACACTGGGCGGCATCCTGGACGGCCTGATGCGCAATACTCCCGACGCTCTCGACTTCATCCACACGGCCGAAACCCAGGGGGTACGGGCCGCGGTGGAGCGCCGCGACGGCCCGTTCGGCGACTACAGCCAGGCCCCGGCTGACCTGCGGCCCGATCCGTCACACGTTATCGTCCCTGATGGCGAAGCCTAG
- a CDS encoding DUF5078 domain-containing protein, translated as MSRLSSWARAGAVFLAMGMAAVTFPTTASADSTEDFPIPRRMINTTCDAEQILAATRDTSPVYYQRYMIDFNNHPNVQQATIDKAHWFFSLSPQDRRGYSENFYAPVSDPLWVAWPNHMKVFFNNKGVVAKATDACAQYPAGDMSVWNWA; from the coding sequence ATGTCTCGGCTGAGTTCGTGGGCGCGCGCAGGCGCCGTTTTCCTTGCAATGGGTATGGCCGCTGTGACCTTCCCGACGACCGCATCCGCGGACTCCACGGAGGACTTCCCAATCCCCCGCCGGATGATCAACACCACTTGCGACGCCGAGCAGATACTCGCGGCCACCCGGGACACCAGCCCGGTGTACTACCAGCGGTACATGATCGACTTCAACAACCACCCGAACGTCCAGCAGGCGACGATCGACAAGGCGCACTGGTTCTTCTCGCTGTCGCCGCAGGACCGCCGCGGCTATTCGGAGAACTTCTACGCTCCAGTCTCGGACCCGCTGTGGGTGGCCTGGCCCAACCACATGAAGGTTTTCTTCAACAACAAGGGTGTTGTCGCCAAGGCGACCGACGCCTGCGCGCAGTACCCGGCCGGCGACATGTCGGTGTGGAACTGGGCGTAG